A window of the Dyadobacter pollutisoli genome harbors these coding sequences:
- a CDS encoding FecR family protein, giving the protein MTEEKMIFLRKLKYIIMYTERISELTHKFFDGTCSEQEKQELALWIKANPDELLAQVLEKEWDGFESEIKMPAYVSERILGKIIASKTAVTEDDIFEEEQPRRYLWPQIAAAAILILSFGLYWWSKQDQSQVARQPVPAVQLADIAPGGNKAILTLGDGSSIVLDGAKNGNLTSQGSTNVTKSKKGELIYNASGATDQAVVFNTVATPKGGQYHIVLSDGSKVWLNAASSLRFPTSFTGKERKVEITGEVYFEIAHNEKMPFIVRANDTEIAVLGTHFNVMAYADEKVMKTTLLEGSVKVSKAGKSAMLSPGQQARINRISDHIRLVDDVDTDKEMAWKNGYFQFQDDNLENIMRQISRWYDVDVTYEGNPGKETFTGRLPRNGNVSKVFKILSLSGVKFRIEGKSIIVTP; this is encoded by the coding sequence ATGACAGAAGAGAAAATGATTTTCCTTCGAAAGTTGAAATATATTATTATGTACACGGAAAGGATAAGTGAGCTGACGCATAAATTTTTTGATGGCACGTGCAGCGAGCAGGAAAAGCAGGAGCTGGCGCTTTGGATCAAAGCGAATCCGGATGAGCTATTGGCGCAGGTGCTGGAAAAGGAATGGGATGGTTTCGAGAGTGAAATCAAAATGCCAGCCTACGTCTCAGAGAGAATTCTGGGTAAGATCATTGCCTCAAAGACGGCAGTAACTGAGGACGACATATTTGAGGAAGAACAACCGAGACGTTACCTCTGGCCGCAGATAGCTGCGGCAGCTATTTTAATTTTATCGTTTGGACTATACTGGTGGTCTAAACAGGATCAGAGCCAGGTTGCCCGGCAACCTGTACCGGCCGTGCAGCTTGCAGACATTGCCCCCGGCGGAAATAAAGCTATACTGACCCTTGGCGACGGTTCCAGCATTGTTCTTGACGGCGCCAAGAATGGCAATCTCACAAGCCAGGGAAGTACAAATGTTACCAAATCGAAAAAAGGAGAACTGATTTATAATGCTTCTGGGGCGACCGACCAGGCTGTCGTTTTCAATACCGTAGCAACGCCAAAAGGCGGGCAATACCACATTGTTTTATCTGACGGATCCAAAGTTTGGCTCAACGCCGCTTCCAGTCTGCGATTCCCGACTTCCTTCACCGGGAAAGAACGGAAAGTAGAGATTACCGGAGAGGTGTACTTTGAAATAGCCCACAACGAGAAAATGCCATTTATCGTGAGAGCCAATGATACTGAGATTGCTGTTTTAGGGACGCATTTTAATGTGATGGCCTACGCTGATGAAAAAGTGATGAAAACAACTTTGCTGGAAGGCTCTGTGAAAGTCAGCAAGGCAGGGAAATCGGCTATGTTATCTCCCGGGCAGCAGGCGCGTATCAACAGGATCTCAGATCACATTCGCCTGGTCGACGACGTGGATACCGACAAAGAAATGGCTTGGAAAAATGGGTACTTTCAGTTTCAGGATGATAATCTGGAAAATATTATGCGGCAGATTTCCAGATGGTACGACGTGGATGTTACCTATGAAGGTAATCCGGGAAAAGAAACCTTCACCGGGCGGTTGCCGCGAAATGGCAATGTTTCAAAAGTATTTAAAATACTGTCCCTCAGTGGCGTCAAATTTAGAATAGAAGGAAAATCAATCATTGTAACCCCGTAA